A single genomic interval of Gammaproteobacteria bacterium harbors:
- a CDS encoding Hpt domain-containing protein, producing MDQDFVALQWVTGEIEQTSEQFGKALLGYADDVSDQTRLRLALTHAHQIHATLRLLDIASAVQLAREVEEGVQAMLHGRIPGSESNLQVLLAAGLQLPGYLRRIASQRQESPLDVLSLVNELRVLRGAEPLAMPDPVIDTRALERGVDRDATPANEEELQTLRRGRQKFQTELLGLLRGEAVSERLQTLQKLFSMLADCMRPGDHRLWWQACAGVCEAVGAGGVTLDTRVHEALREVDNEFRANLALEQGFYARAPAAAAYDKLLSIIALSSPVSAQLAEIQQRHHLRPDAAGARNATALDDLGATGAAVDAIGAELNVVLERLEASEGDAFTIGRVLREVEPELRRIASVLAGLGYSEEHALLLPQLERIDAGLLSGSALDERLTEISAALLDVDQRLAGRAVAAGKDSTRAESRRPPLASAQVAVCREVQAGIDQIKQAVTDYVSLREASVLEGSDARLHAMGGAMLLLGSNKAAAVLADCEALVVATAGGKRGALLPAEIEVFADALSSVEYFLERLLIDKSPADLVLAGAHESLRQLLSASAEAVVVVTPASALADDFIGKMLLDHAPALSKPEPEPVLPPQHAAAPLVRVEDEEPLDTEIIEIFLEEAGEVLEAIGAQLPAWREAPGPGVPLTELRRAFHTLKGSGRMVGAQVLGELAWSVENLLNRVIERTLPANRETVEAVERAWRLMPSLVEAFASRGAVDRAAVDQLQQAAQALARGEAVAWGVAAGAAEPAEEIASVEATPEPEREPEVVLELEPEFEVQTVPEPQPEPQPEYAAAPVVRVEDEEPLDAEIIEIFLEEAGEVLEAIGAQLPAWREAPGPGVPLTELRRAFHTLKGSGRMVGAQVLGELAWSVENLLNRVIERTLPANRETVEAVERAWRLMPSLVEAFASRGAVDRTPVDQLQQAAQALARGEAVDWGVAAGAAEPAAEIATPPPETAAIESAVPESEAVAEPVEESATPEPEIIWPVVEPVAQAAGEVAVPAPEPGITAPDAGPVEHIAAPAFEIEITGAEAEPAVESAMEAAPLAEESAAPDAEAAAEPQREPVIEVPPVAEVEVEPAPAERPETEPFAPAHVPELVELEDWLPELEAAELAVAAEAFDDSGAGSADRLLEIFIDETRGHVEALRAYLAEVSDGTITQTLMRTLHTLRGSARVAGEDLIGDVLEPLEEFVSEAGLGGRLLAPPEIALLQRVCAFLVHMLDARMQGHAPLDSEAAALAEECRGLLAQPLAVPLAGAPAMSDARLARFLEESLEKLFHATTLLDAWSSARDEEASRAGLCDELLAIHQRATQLEVNGVLDLSGPLLEALAPAAQGREAPSAELFGLIKETLEAFLDVMDRLAAGQLPEAPAAIIERLRAYAAARAELPVAPAPAASAAAQSDDAGLELLRVRVGRDLLQAETELLDIFIEEADELMVSIDESIDAWRHGRDDRGPFDNLQRYLHTLKGGARMAGLKYLGELSHNFETFLINENLHFGGFGDNFFERVAEFHEQLLRTMDMVKERPVLPVESVAIEDPEHAPVELPEPAREVPPAEPEASVSALEPLPPATAPAVAPPPERATAMAAIAAARQPAITSSPAAKPRDEVVRVSAQLLEDLVNLAGETSISRGRVEEQVSELGHLFEDMQGTIERLQNQVRRLDIATEAQVLFRRERAEGAGLDGFDPLEMDRYSQLQQLSRSLVESASDLLDIKRSLAEKTRDLETVLIQQSRINSQLQEGLMRSRMVPFASILPRLKRVVRQVAGELGKRVELELGNLSGELDRGILERVVAPLEHMLRNAVDHGIEARELRIAAGKDETGLIQIDIAREGGDVLIAVADDGAGVNLEGVRAKAIERGLMGATSHLGDHEVLQFILHSGFSTATRVTQISGRGVGMDVVSSEIRQMGGSLEIQTRPGAGTRFLIRLPFTVSVSRALMVAVGSDVYALPLNTVEGVARMRVDELERYSGPDASPFHYAGQSYQVRYLGSLLHPGELDLANLGATIPVVLVRGGGQTLAVALERLVGAREIVVKSLGPQFGAVPGLSGATVLGDGSVVLILDIPAMLRADVARGVFAEAETSQIAPQEKTARTPLIMVVDDSVTVRKVTTRILEREGMRVVSAKDGADAMTKLLDEVPDLMLLDIEMPHMDGFEVLSKVRLSEQLRHLPIIMITSRTGEKHRERALALGADLYLGKPYQESVLMEHITTILGRST from the coding sequence GGGGGCGGCAGAAATTCCAGACCGAACTGCTTGGACTGTTGCGCGGCGAGGCGGTCTCCGAGCGCCTGCAGACGTTGCAGAAACTGTTCTCGATGCTCGCGGATTGCATGCGTCCGGGCGACCACCGCCTGTGGTGGCAGGCCTGTGCCGGGGTGTGCGAGGCAGTCGGGGCGGGCGGCGTCACACTCGATACGCGGGTGCACGAGGCTTTGCGCGAAGTCGATAACGAGTTTCGCGCGAACCTGGCACTGGAGCAGGGTTTTTATGCCCGTGCCCCTGCAGCGGCCGCCTACGACAAGTTGCTTTCGATCATCGCATTGAGCTCTCCGGTATCGGCGCAGCTGGCGGAAATCCAGCAACGTCATCACCTGCGCCCGGATGCCGCGGGTGCCCGCAATGCCACTGCACTCGACGATCTCGGTGCCACCGGCGCAGCGGTCGATGCGATTGGCGCCGAGCTGAACGTGGTGCTCGAGCGCCTCGAAGCGAGCGAGGGCGATGCATTCACCATCGGCCGGGTGCTGCGCGAGGTGGAACCGGAACTGCGCCGTATCGCGAGCGTGCTGGCCGGCCTCGGTTACAGCGAGGAGCATGCGCTGCTGTTGCCGCAGCTGGAGCGCATAGATGCGGGCCTGCTGAGCGGATCGGCGCTCGATGAGCGGCTCACCGAAATTTCGGCTGCCTTGCTCGACGTCGACCAGCGGCTTGCCGGGCGTGCAGTCGCAGCCGGCAAGGACAGCACGCGCGCCGAATCACGGCGCCCGCCGCTGGCGAGCGCACAGGTCGCGGTCTGTCGCGAAGTGCAGGCGGGCATCGATCAGATCAAGCAGGCGGTGACCGACTATGTGAGCTTGCGCGAGGCAAGCGTGCTCGAGGGCAGTGATGCGCGTCTGCATGCGATGGGCGGCGCGATGCTGCTGCTGGGCTCGAACAAGGCGGCCGCGGTGCTTGCGGATTGCGAGGCGCTGGTGGTCGCGACGGCGGGCGGAAAACGCGGCGCACTGCTGCCCGCGGAAATCGAAGTATTTGCCGATGCCCTGAGCAGCGTCGAGTATTTCCTCGAACGCCTGCTCATCGACAAATCGCCCGCCGACCTGGTGCTGGCGGGGGCGCACGAGTCGCTGCGCCAGCTGCTTTCCGCGTCGGCAGAGGCGGTGGTGGTGGTTACACCGGCGTCCGCGCTGGCCGATGACTTCATCGGCAAGATGCTGCTGGATCATGCGCCGGCGCTTTCAAAGCCCGAGCCGGAACCGGTATTGCCGCCGCAGCATGCGGCCGCGCCCTTGGTGCGGGTCGAGGACGAAGAGCCGCTGGATACGGAGATCATCGAGATATTCCTGGAGGAGGCGGGCGAGGTCCTGGAGGCCATCGGCGCGCAACTGCCGGCCTGGCGCGAGGCGCCGGGGCCGGGCGTGCCGCTGACGGAGCTGCGACGGGCCTTCCATACCCTGAAGGGCAGCGGCCGGATGGTGGGCGCGCAGGTGCTGGGCGAGTTGGCCTGGTCGGTCGAGAACCTGCTGAACCGGGTGATCGAGCGCACGCTGCCGGCGAACCGGGAGACGGTGGAGGCGGTCGAGCGCGCGTGGCGCCTGATGCCCTCGCTGGTGGAGGCTTTCGCGAGCCGCGGCGCGGTGGACCGGGCGGCGGTGGATCAGCTACAGCAGGCGGCGCAGGCCTTGGCACGCGGGGAAGCGGTGGCTTGGGGCGTAGCCGCCGGGGCCGCGGAGCCGGCAGAGGAGATCGCGTCCGTAGAGGCGACGCCCGAGCCGGAACGGGAGCCGGAAGTGGTTCTGGAACTCGAGCCGGAGTTCGAGGTGCAAACGGTACCGGAACCACAGCCCGAGCCGCAGCCGGAGTACGCGGCCGCGCCCGTGGTGCGGGTTGAGGACGAAGAGCCGCTGGACGCGGAGATCATCGAGATATTCCTGGAGGAGGCGGGTGAGGTCCTGGAGGCCATCGGCGCGCAACTGCCGGCCTGGCGCGAGGCGCCGGGGCCGGGCGTGCCGCTGACGGAGCTGCGACGGGCCTTCCATACCCTGAAGGGCAGCGGCCGGATGGTGGGCGCGCAGGTGCTGGGCGAGCTGGCCTGGTCGGTCGAGAACCTGCTGAACCGGGTGATCGAGCGCACGCTGCCGGCGAACCGGGAGACGGTGGAGGCGGTCGAGCGGGCGTGGCGCCTGATGCCCTCGCTGGTGGAGGCTTTCGCGAGCCGCGGCGCGGTGGACCGGACGCCGGTGGATCAGCTGCAGCAGGCGGCGCAGGCCTTGGCACGCGGGGAAGCGGTGGACTGGGGCGTAGCCGCCGGAGCCGCGGAGCCGGCAGCGGAGATTGCAACGCCGCCGCCAGAGACAGCCGCCATCGAAAGCGCAGTGCCGGAATCCGAGGCCGTTGCGGAGCCGGTGGAGGAAAGCGCGACGCCCGAGCCCGAAATCATCTGGCCCGTGGTGGAGCCCGTTGCGCAAGCGGCAGGGGAAGTTGCTGTGCCGGCGCCCGAACCCGGCATCACCGCACCGGATGCGGGACCGGTGGAGCACATCGCGGCACCGGCATTCGAGATCGAAATCACCGGAGCAGAAGCAGAGCCTGCGGTGGAGTCGGCAATGGAGGCCGCGCCTCTGGCCGAGGAGAGCGCCGCGCCGGATGCAGAAGCCGCTGCGGAGCCGCAACGGGAGCCTGTAATCGAGGTTCCCCCGGTCGCGGAGGTGGAAGTGGAGCCGGCACCCGCGGAGCGGCCCGAAACGGAGCCCTTCGCGCCGGCGCACGTTCCGGAACTGGTCGAGCTCGAGGATTGGTTGCCGGAACTCGAAGCCGCCGAGCTCGCGGTTGCCGCTGAAGCATTCGATGACTCGGGTGCCGGTTCGGCGGATCGGTTGCTGGAAATTTTTATCGACGAAACGCGCGGCCATGTCGAGGCATTGCGTGCTTATCTTGCGGAGGTCAGCGACGGGACCATCACCCAGACCCTGATGCGCACGCTGCACACATTGCGCGGCAGCGCGCGGGTGGCGGGCGAGGACCTGATCGGCGATGTGCTGGAGCCGCTGGAGGAGTTCGTCAGCGAGGCCGGCCTCGGCGGTCGTTTGCTGGCTCCCCCGGAGATCGCGCTGCTGCAGCGAGTTTGCGCCTTCCTGGTGCACATGCTCGACGCCCGGATGCAGGGGCATGCGCCATTGGACTCCGAGGCAGCCGCCCTTGCCGAAGAGTGTCGCGGGTTGCTGGCGCAGCCGCTGGCTGTCCCGCTGGCCGGCGCACCGGCGATGAGCGATGCGCGCCTGGCGCGTTTCCTGGAAGAGTCGCTGGAAAAGCTGTTCCACGCCACCACGCTGCTCGATGCCTGGAGTTCCGCGCGTGATGAGGAAGCGAGCCGTGCGGGTCTCTGCGACGAGCTGCTCGCCATCCACCAGCGTGCGACCCAGCTCGAGGTCAACGGCGTGCTCGACTTGTCCGGGCCCCTGCTGGAGGCACTTGCTCCGGCCGCGCAGGGGCGGGAGGCGCCCTCCGCGGAACTCTTCGGTTTGATAAAGGAGACTCTCGAAGCGTTCCTGGACGTGATGGACCGTCTTGCCGCCGGCCAGTTGCCGGAAGCTCCGGCAGCGATAATAGAGCGTTTGCGTGCCTATGCCGCGGCGCGCGCCGAGCTGCCTGTCGCGCCCGCGCCGGCGGCGAGCGCGGCCGCGCAGAGCGACGACGCAGGGCTGGAGTTGCTGCGTGTCCGGGTGGGTCGCGATCTGCTGCAGGCGGAGACCGAACTGCTCGATATCTTCATCGAGGAGGCCGATGAGCTGATGGTGTCGATCGACGAATCGATCGATGCATGGCGCCATGGTCGTGACGATCGCGGGCCTTTCGACAATCTGCAACGATACCTGCACACGCTCAAGGGCGGCGCGCGCATGGCGGGCCTCAAATACCTGGGTGAACTGAGCCATAATTTCGAAACCTTCCTGATCAACGAAAACCTGCATTTCGGAGGTTTCGGAGACAACTTCTTCGAGCGTGTTGCGGAGTTCCACGAGCAGCTGCTGCGCACCATGGATATGGTCAAGGAGCGGCCGGTCCTGCCCGTGGAGAGCGTCGCGATCGAGGATCCGGAGCACGCGCCGGTCGAGCTGCCGGAGCCCGCGCGTGAGGTGCCACCCGCGGAGCCGGAGGCTTCAGTCAGCGCACTCGAGCCCCTGCCGCCAGCCACTGCGCCGGCCGTGGCCCCGCCGCCGGAGAGAGCGACCGCGATGGCGGCGATAGCGGCGGCACGTCAGCCGGCCATTACCTCATCGCCGGCGGCGAAGCCGCGCGACGAAGTGGTTCGCGTTTCGGCCCAGTTGCTGGAAGACCTGGTGAATCTGGCCGGGGAGACCAGCATTTCGCGTGGCCGTGTCGAAGAGCAGGTCAGCGAGCTCGGTCACCTGTTCGAGGATATGCAGGGCACCATCGAGCGGCTGCAGAACCAGGTGCGTCGCCTCGACATCGCCACCGAGGCGCAGGTGCTGTTCCGGCGTGAACGCGCCGAGGGTGCGGGGCTGGACGGTTTCGATCCGCTGGAAATGGACCGCTACTCGCAGCTCCAGCAACTGTCACGCTCGCTGGTCGAAAGCGCCTCCGATCTGCTCGACATCAAGCGCAGCCTGGCCGAGAAAACCCGCGACCTCGAGACCGTTCTGATCCAGCAGTCGCGCATCAACAGCCAGCTGCAGGAAGGCCTGATGCGCTCGCGCATGGTGCCGTTCGCCAGCATTCTGCCGCGTCTCAAGCGGGTCGTGCGACAGGTGGCAGGAGAGCTTGGCAAGCGCGTCGAGCTCGAGCTCGGAAACCTGAGCGGCGAGCTCGATCGCGGCATTCTCGAACGCGTGGTCGCGCCGCTCGAACACATGTTGCGCAATGCCGTCGATCATGGCATCGAGGCGCGGGAGCTGCGCATCGCCGCCGGCAAGGACGAAACCGGACTCATCCAGATCGATATTGCCCGCGAAGGCGGCGATGTCCTGATTGCGGTTGCCGACGATGGTGCGGGTGTGAATCTCGAGGGGGTGCGCGCCAAGGCGATCGAGCGTGGCCTCATGGGCGCCACTTCGCATCTGGGCGATCACGAGGTACTGCAGTTCATTCTGCACAGCGGGTTCAGCACGGCGACCCGTGTAACCCAGATATCGGGGCGTGGCGTGGGGATGGATGTGGTCAGCAGCGAAATTCGCCAGATGGGCGGCTCGCTGGAAATCCAGACCAGGCCTGGTGCAGGTACCCGGTTCCTGATCCGTTTGCCGTTCACGGTCTCGGTCAGCCGCGCGCTGATGGTGGCGGTCGGCAGTGATGTCTATGCCCTGCCGCTCAATACGGTGGAGGGTGTCGCGCGCATGCGGGTCGATGAACTCGAACGCTACAGCGGGCCCGATGCAAGTCCTTTCCACTACGCGGGCCAGAGCTACCAGGTCCGTTACCTCGGTTCCCTGCTGCACCCCGGGGAGCTGGATCTCGCCAATCTCGGTGCGACCATTCCGGTGGTGCTGGTTCGTGGCGGTGGCCAGACGCTTGCGGTCGCGCTCGAGCGCCTGGTCGGTGCGCGTGAAATCGTGGTCAAGAGCCTCGGCCCGCAGTTCGGCGCGGTGCCGGGCCTGAGCGGCGCAACGGTTCTCGGCGATGGCAGCGTGGTGCTCATTCTCGACATTCCCGCGATGCTGCGCGCCGATGTCGCGCGTGGCGTCTTTGCCGAGGCCGAAACCTCACAGATCGCCCCGCAGGAAAAAACCGCGCGGACACCCCTGATCATGGTCGTTGACGATTCCGTGACGGTACGCAAGGTCACCACCCGGATCCTCGAGCGAGAGGGCATGCGCGTGGTCTCCGCCAAGGATGGTGCCGATGCGATGACCAAGCTGCTCGACGAGGTGCCGGACCTGATGCTGCTCGATATCGAGATGCCGCACATGGATGGATTCGAGGTGCTGAGCAAGGTGCGCCTCAGCGAGCAGTTGCGGCACCTGCCGATCATCATGATCACTTCGCGTACCGGGGAAAAGCACCGTGAGCGGGCGCTGGCGCTGGGCGCGGACCTGTATCTCGGCAAACCCTACCAGGAGAGTGTGCTGATGGAGCACATCACCACGATTCTCGGCAGATCCACATGA